Proteins encoded together in one Campylobacter concisus window:
- a CDS encoding 5-formyltetrahydrofolate cyclo-ligase: MSVNLEKNEFRKNARANLIKLTKFRAKCTHHKAAKTLLNLINYTNSKKVLFYLPLNYEVDVLKIRRNLSHKCEIFAPFMVGLSLEMVRLRLPFITYKFNVRQPSGKKMDNVKLDMAVVPAIGVDGAMARIGHGKGFYDRFFDTLPVKPKLIVFLEVKDFYTKDVLSKAHDAVADFYITPSKNYIKRGINDRGFNRLRSRCGGRWSRVSLCQKDK, translated from the coding sequence ATGAGCGTTAATTTAGAAAAAAACGAATTTAGAAAAAATGCAAGAGCAAATTTGATAAAGCTCACTAAATTTAGAGCAAAATGCACGCATCACAAGGCAGCAAAAACACTTTTAAATTTGATAAATTACACAAATTCTAAAAAGGTTCTCTTTTACCTGCCGCTTAACTACGAAGTCGATGTGCTTAAAATAAGACGAAATTTATCACATAAATGTGAAATTTTTGCCCCTTTTATGGTAGGTCTTAGCTTAGAGATGGTAAGATTGCGACTGCCATTTATAACTTATAAATTTAATGTCAGACAGCCATCTGGCAAAAAAATGGATAATGTTAAACTCGATATGGCGGTAGTTCCAGCGATTGGGGTTGATGGAGCTATGGCAAGAATAGGGCACGGAAAAGGATTTTACGATAGATTTTTTGACACTTTGCCCGTTAAGCCAAAACTGATAGTTTTCTTAGAGGTAAAAGACTTCTACACCAAAGATGTGCTCTCAAAGGCGCACGATGCGGTAGCAGACTTTTATATAACCCCAAGCAAAAATTATATAAAAAGAGGAATAAATGATAGAGGTTTTAATAGGCTTAGGAGCCGGTGTGGTGGGCGTTGGAGCAGGGTATCTCTATGCCAAAAAGATAAATGA
- a CDS encoding DedA family protein, producing MQDIINSISTYGYIVLFFYSLGGGMVALIAAGILSFAGKMDISLSIIVAAVANTIGDTLIFYVARFNKSSLMPYVKNHKRKLAYAGILAKKHGDKIIFIKKFIYGVKTLVPIALGLTKYSFYKFSVINLISSVLWAVIVGLASYKTGDYFMSVSNYLGEHGYIMPLAMVGLLLGIWLFLQHITKRRKA from the coding sequence ATGCAAGATATTATAAACTCAATCTCAACTTACGGCTACATCGTGCTATTTTTTTACAGCCTTGGTGGTGGCATGGTAGCGCTTATCGCCGCTGGGATATTAAGCTTTGCTGGTAAAATGGACATCTCTCTTAGCATAATCGTCGCTGCCGTGGCAAATACGATCGGCGATACTTTGATCTTTTACGTCGCAAGGTTTAATAAAAGCTCACTTATGCCTTATGTAAAAAATCACAAAAGAAAGCTTGCCTACGCTGGAATTTTGGCAAAGAAGCACGGCGATAAGATAATATTTATCAAAAAATTTATCTACGGCGTCAAAACTTTGGTGCCTATCGCACTTGGGCTTACAAAATACTCTTTTTATAAATTTAGTGTTATAAATTTGATCTCTTCAGTGCTTTGGGCGGTGATCGTAGGTCTTGCTAGCTATAAAACAGGGGATTATTTTATGAGTGTGAGCAATTATCTTGGCGAGCATGGCTATATCATGCCACTTGCCATGGTTGGCTTGTTATTAGGTATCTGGTTATTTTTACAACACATTACAAAAAGGAGAAAAGCATGA
- a CDS encoding DUF945 family protein, with protein MKKVISALIVVIVIVAGAVYFASNKVEENYQRIVDRLNDVNGFKVSENSYQKGFFGSKGSFDLIVSKDLLKNLAGKDVDEDLNFKVENEISHSVLAFVNGFDIDSKISIQNEAIKNIVASFLGSNVVATAKTKASVSGDKDVNVKFSDIDFSDKQTMNVHTKDVKFGLKLDAKDNVNSANLGLEKVSLKDLNEENKAEVNLEGVDIDTSYTVPVEISKIFESKLAPYIAKAKIKKLALLDEKDGNVALDDLEYSSKFEVSNDLGSSNDVVKIGAVAVNKVKFTDFILDSKIANINVPTINNILDRLSNVNVDTNESIFAGLNLDEVMGQILEKNPSVKVDTLSFKNGNNAINLKLDAAINGFKSGESQLAIFDKLSLNGELSVDETLAKFFDTLFPEMTLIEPTLISAGYLKEDGKKVVSKFKYDPNKKDIIFNEKVGLQNLFMGF; from the coding sequence ATGAAAAAGGTGATATCTGCTCTAATCGTAGTTATCGTGATCGTTGCAGGCGCTGTTTATTTCGCCTCAAACAAGGTCGAGGAGAACTATCAAAGGATAGTTGATAGACTAAATGATGTGAATGGCTTTAAAGTTTCAGAAAATAGCTATCAAAAAGGCTTTTTTGGCTCAAAAGGATCGTTTGATCTTATCGTTTCAAAGGATCTTTTGAAAAATTTAGCCGGCAAAGATGTAGATGAGGATCTAAATTTTAAGGTAGAAAATGAAATTTCTCACTCAGTGCTTGCATTTGTAAATGGCTTTGATATCGACTCAAAAATTTCTATACAAAATGAGGCTATAAAAAATATCGTAGCTTCATTTCTTGGATCAAACGTCGTCGCAACGGCAAAAACAAAGGCTAGCGTGAGTGGTGATAAAGATGTAAATGTTAAATTTAGTGATATCGACTTTAGCGACAAGCAAACTATGAACGTTCATACAAAGGATGTGAAATTTGGCTTGAAACTGGACGCAAAAGATAATGTAAATAGCGCAAACTTGGGTCTTGAGAAAGTTTCATTAAAAGATCTTAATGAAGAAAATAAAGCAGAAGTTAATCTTGAAGGCGTCGATATAGATACAAGCTACACTGTGCCAGTTGAAATTTCAAAGATATTTGAGAGCAAACTAGCCCCTTACATAGCAAAAGCTAAGATTAAAAAACTAGCATTATTAGATGAAAAGGATGGCAATGTTGCTTTAGATGATCTTGAGTATAGCTCGAAATTTGAAGTCTCAAATGATCTTGGTAGCTCAAATGATGTAGTGAAGATAGGTGCAGTTGCTGTTAATAAAGTGAAATTTACAGATTTTATCTTAGATAGCAAGATAGCAAATATCAACGTGCCAACTATAAATAATATACTTGATAGACTAAGTAATGTAAATGTTGATACAAATGAGAGCATCTTTGCTGGGTTAAATTTGGACGAAGTAATGGGTCAAATTTTAGAGAAAAATCCAAGCGTGAAAGTGGATACATTAAGCTTTAAAAATGGCAATAATGCGATAAATTTAAAACTAGATGCTGCTATCAATGGCTTTAAAAGCGGAGAAAGTCAGCTTGCGATCTTTGATAAGCTATCACTTAATGGTGAGCTAAGCGTGGATGAGACTTTGGCTAAATTTTTTGATACGCTCTTCCCTGAAATGACTCTTATCGAGCCAACACTTATATCTGCTGGATATTTAAAAGAAGATGGCAAAAAAGTAGTAAGTAAATTTAAGTACGATCCAAATAAAAAAGATATTATTTTTAATGAAAAGGTTGGACTTCAAAATTTATTTATGGGCTTTTAA
- a CDS encoding lipid-binding SYLF domain-containing protein — MKFLLSLIMFFSLGFASEELVLDSANSFITTMRGARNAPIKELIEQSKATIIFPSVKKVGFVVGGMGGDGIMVVGNINSPSEILPVSISGGSIGIQLGYEDSSLVLFIFKDSIIYDIKDAKITLDTKLSVAFGDIGRNYNKVSDFKFSSDIYAYAANDGFFAGASFGGAVISAKDEILKQSGYAYEQLISSASKLLGQ, encoded by the coding sequence ATGAAATTTCTTTTATCATTAATAATGTTTTTCTCGCTTGGCTTTGCTAGCGAGGAGCTCGTGCTAGACTCGGCAAATTCGTTTATAACGACGATGAGAGGTGCTAGAAACGCTCCTATAAAAGAGCTCATCGAGCAGTCAAAAGCGACGATCATCTTTCCAAGTGTAAAAAAAGTCGGTTTTGTGGTCGGTGGCATGGGCGGAGATGGCATCATGGTCGTTGGCAACATCAACTCGCCAAGTGAAATTTTGCCAGTTAGTATAAGTGGCGGCAGCATCGGCATACAGCTTGGCTATGAAGATAGCTCGCTTGTGCTATTTATATTTAAAGATAGCATCATCTACGACATAAAAGACGCCAAGATCACGCTTGATACGAAGCTTTCAGTGGCATTTGGCGATATTGGACGCAATTATAATAAAGTAAGCGACTTTAAATTTTCAAGCGACATCTACGCGTATGCTGCAAATGATGGATTTTTCGCTGGAGCTAGCTTTGGCGGAGCAGTGATTAGCGCAAAGGATGAAATTTTAAAACAAAGTGGCTACGCATACGAGCAACTAATATCTTCAGCTTCTAAACTTTTGGGGCAATGA
- the rny gene encoding ribonuclease Y — MIEVLIGLGAGVVGVGAGYLYAKKINDANYNIFLEQAKAKAKAIEYEAELTLKNSKISVQEAEFEAKKRYDDKTTKLQKEYASKFDELTKKEKILLNEQELLNESKELFEKDKQDAKVTYEEGLNLKATYQNKVEEAIRVLEHAAGLTEEEAKEVVLKKVEEKSRADIAHIVRKYEEEAKREAKKRVNYILAQATSRFAGEFAAERLINVVNIKNDELKGRIIGKEGRNIKTLEMVLGVDIIIDDTPHAIILSSFNLYRRAIATRVIELLVEDGRIQPARIEDLHKKVTEEFEQSIQEEGENIVIDLGLNKIHPEIVKLIGKLKFRASYGQNALAHSLEVAHLAGIIAAECGGDEKLAKRAGILHDIGKALTHEYEGSHVDLGAEICKRYKEHPVVINAIYAHHGHEEATSIESAAVCAADALSAARPGARREVLESFLKRVEEIENIAKSKEGIKQAYAINAGREIRVIANAKLINDDEAVLVAKEIAQEIESKVQYPGEIKVSVIRETRAVDFAK; from the coding sequence ATGATAGAGGTTTTAATAGGCTTAGGAGCCGGTGTGGTGGGCGTTGGAGCAGGGTATCTCTATGCCAAAAAGATAAATGATGCAAACTACAACATATTTTTAGAGCAGGCAAAAGCAAAGGCAAAAGCTATCGAGTATGAAGCTGAGCTAACGCTTAAAAACTCTAAAATTTCAGTGCAAGAGGCTGAATTTGAGGCTAAAAAAAGATACGACGACAAGACGACAAAGCTTCAAAAAGAGTATGCAAGTAAATTTGATGAGCTGACCAAAAAAGAGAAAATTTTGCTAAATGAGCAAGAGCTTTTAAATGAGAGCAAAGAGCTTTTTGAAAAAGATAAGCAAGATGCAAAGGTCACTTACGAAGAGGGTTTAAATTTAAAAGCGACTTATCAAAACAAAGTAGAAGAGGCGATAAGAGTGCTTGAGCACGCTGCTGGCTTAACGGAGGAGGAGGCAAAAGAGGTCGTGCTTAAAAAGGTCGAAGAGAAGTCGCGCGCCGACATCGCTCATATCGTTAGAAAATACGAAGAAGAGGCAAAAAGAGAGGCTAAAAAGAGGGTTAATTATATCTTGGCGCAGGCTACGTCAAGATTTGCTGGAGAATTTGCGGCTGAGCGTCTAATAAACGTCGTAAATATCAAAAACGATGAGCTAAAAGGTAGGATCATCGGTAAAGAGGGACGTAATATAAAAACCCTTGAAATGGTGCTTGGCGTTGATATCATTATCGATGACACGCCTCACGCGATCATACTAAGTAGCTTTAACCTTTACAGGCGTGCGATCGCAACAAGAGTGATCGAGCTTTTGGTGGAGGACGGCAGAATTCAGCCAGCAAGGATAGAAGATCTTCACAAAAAAGTGACTGAAGAATTTGAGCAAAGCATACAAGAAGAGGGCGAGAACATCGTCATAGATCTTGGTCTAAATAAAATTCATCCAGAGATAGTAAAACTAATAGGCAAGCTTAAATTTAGAGCAAGCTACGGTCAAAACGCCCTTGCTCATAGCCTCGAAGTAGCTCACCTTGCTGGCATCATCGCAGCTGAGTGTGGTGGAGATGAGAAGCTAGCAAAAAGAGCTGGCATACTTCACGATATCGGCAAAGCGCTAACTCACGAGTATGAGGGCAGCCACGTCGATCTTGGAGCTGAAATTTGCAAACGCTATAAAGAGCATCCAGTCGTCATCAACGCGATCTATGCTCACCACGGACACGAAGAGGCTACAAGTATAGAAAGTGCTGCTGTTTGCGCAGCTGACGCACTAAGCGCAGCTCGTCCAGGGGCAAGACGTGAGGTGCTTGAGAGCTTCTTAAAACGTGTCGAAGAGATCGAAAACATCGCAAAAAGCAAAGAGGGCATCAAACAAGCCTATGCGATAAACGCTGGCCGTGAGATCCGCGTCATCGCAAATGCTAAACTTATAAATGACGATGAGGCGGTGCTTGTGGCAAAAGAGATCGCTCAAGAGATCGAGAGCAAAGTGCAGTATCCTGGTGAGATAAAAGTAAGCGTCATCAGAGAGACTCGCGCTGTTGATTTTGCGAAATAA